A single window of Caldimicrobium thiodismutans DNA harbors:
- a CDS encoding right-handed parallel beta-helix repeat-containing protein: MRRGNFLALIWAVLFCLWLAGSAIAATFTVNTTEDTPDARPGDGTCADSSGRCSLRAAIMEANALGGGPHTIILQSGQTYNLSLDPNKGDEAWGSEDDLDIVAVITIQGNGATVQRNPVFNCTDYGNIGAFRIFEVMSGGELTIKNLTIKNGCDKDGGGIKNAGKLSIISSTITGNSASYDGGGIYNSGTLTITGSTISGNRAFYYGGGIYNSGTITITSSTISGNSAYGSVPPEGGGIYNTRTGTLTITSSIITGNSAGKNGGGIYNSGTFTITNSTISGNSADWRGGGISNSGTLTITSSTISGNNAGFLGGGIYNDYGTLTITNITLS; encoded by the coding sequence TTGGCTGGGTCTGCGATAGCTGCAACCTTTACCGTGAACACCACTGAAGATACTCCTGATGCAAGACCGGGAGATGGCACCTGTGCTGACAGTAGTGGCAGATGTTCTTTGCGTGCAGCGATAATGGAGGCAAATGCTCTGGGTGGCGGGCCCCATACTATTATCTTGCAGTCAGGACAAACTTATAATCTTTCCCTTGATCCAAATAAAGGAGATGAAGCCTGGGGTTCAGAGGATGATCTTGATATAGTTGCCGTTATAACTATCCAGGGAAATGGGGCAACAGTGCAGAGAAATCCTGTTTTCAATTGCACAGACTATGGCAATATAGGAGCATTTCGCATCTTTGAAGTGATGAGTGGAGGCGAGCTTACAATTAAAAATTTAACGATAAAAAATGGCTGTGATAAAGATGGAGGCGGAATTAAGAATGCCGGAAAACTTAGCATCATCAGCTCTACGATCACGGGAAATAGTGCAAGCTACGACGGAGGCGGAATCTACAACTCTGGAACACTCACCATAACAGGTTCAACTATATCAGGAAATAGGGCGTTCTACTACGGAGGCGGAATCTATAACTCTGGAACAATCACCATTACAAGCTCAACCATATCTGGAAATAGTGCATACGGCTCCGTTCCCCCCGAAGGAGGCGGAATCTATAACACCAGAACTGGAACACTCACCATCACAAGCTCCATTATAACAGGAAATAGTGCAGGTAAAAACGGAGGCGGAATCTATAACTCTGGAACATTCACCATCACCAACTCCACTATATCAGGAAATAGTGCAGACTGGCGTGGAGGCGGAATCAGTAACTCTGGAACACTCACTATCACAAGCTCCACTATATCAGGAAATAATGCAGGATTTTTGGGCGGCGGAATCTATAACGATTATGGAACACTCACCATCACCAATATCACTTTATCATGA
- a CDS encoding choice-of-anchor Q domain-containing protein has protein sequence MPKKSGGGIYSRYGTLNATFITVAKNNAPEVSGIYSIASSDRVKIKNSIIVDNTGGSNCYGGITALGVNFAGDTSCGSGFRLASPYHLKLQPLANNGGPTQTHALDSGSVAIDAVTDCTDLNGKPVTTDQRGAPRPQGTSCDAGAFEFGK, from the coding sequence ATGCCAAAAAAAAGTGGAGGAGGAATCTATAGCCGTTATGGAACTTTAAATGCAACTTTTATCACTGTTGCCAAAAATAATGCTCCAGAAGTTAGTGGTATTTACAGCATCGCATCAAGTGATAGAGTTAAAATCAAAAACTCTATAATTGTAGATAATACAGGAGGATCAAATTGTTATGGCGGTATCACTGCCTTAGGAGTTAACTTTGCTGGAGACACTTCTTGCGGTTCTGGCTTTAGATTAGCCTCTCCCTATCACCTAAAACTTCAACCCCTTGCCAACAACGGTGGCCCCACTCAGACCCATGCCCTTGACTCTGGAAGTGTTGCCATTGATGCAGTTACCGACTGCACAGACCTGAATGGCAAACCAGTTACCACCGACCAGAGGGGAGCTCCAAGACCCCAGGGAACAAGCTGCGATGCCGGAGCTTTTGAATTCGGAAAATAG